The Ziziphus jujuba cultivar Dongzao chromosome 7, ASM3175591v1 genome includes a region encoding these proteins:
- the LOC125423717 gene encoding probable mannitol dehydrogenase, translating to MSSAEQNVNAYGWAATDLSGILSPFHFTRRANGDNDITIKIFYCGICHTDLLLAKDEIGMTDYPLVPGHEIVGQVTKVGRNVSKFKVGDKAGVGSIADSCGKCDHCDEGEENYCPKVNWIFNGQFEDGLRSYGGFSDKIVINQRYAVRFPDGFPLDGAGPLLCAGITVYSPMTYFGLAQPGTHIGVVGLGGLGHLAVKFAKAFGMKVTVISTSPAKRNEAVEKLGADSFLVSHDQEQLQAAMGTMDSIMDTVSASHSLLPLVGLLKTNGKLILLGAPAPPPELPILPLILGRKLIAGSACGGMKETEEMVDFAAKHNITADIEVVPMDYVNTAFERLAKNDVKYRFVIDVANTLNPPF from the exons atgagttcAGCAGAGCAAAATGTGAATGCCTATGGATGGGCTGCCACAGATTTATCtggaattctctctcccttCCACTTCACCCGGAG AGCTAATGGAGACAATGATATTACAATAAAGATATTCTACTGTGGTATTTGCCACACCGATCTTCTCCTTGCAAAGGATGAAATAGGCATGACCGACTATCCTCTTGTCCCCGG gCATGAGATCGTGGGACAAGTAACAAAGGTTGGGCGCAATGTGTCAAAGTTCAAAGTTGGAGACAAAGCCGGAGTTGGGTCCATCGCCGATTCATGTGGCAAATGCGACCACTGCGATGAAGGCGAAGAAAATTATTGTCCCAAAGTGAATTGGATCTTCAATGGACAGTTCGAAGACGGATTAAGATCCTACGGTGGATTCTCCGATAAGATCGTGATCAATCAACGCTATGCGGTCCGATTCCCAGATGGGTTCCCATTGGATGGTGCTGGTCCTTTGCTTTGCGCAGGGATCACAGTGTACAGTCCCATGACATACTTTGGACTGGCACAGCCTGGTACACATATAGGTGTGGTGGGGCTTGGAGGGCTGGGCCATTTGGCCGTGAAGTTTGCAAAAGCTTTTGGAATGAAGGTCACTGTGATAAGTACCTCACCGGCCAAACGGAATGAAGCTGTGGAAAAACTTGGTGCTGATTCATTTTTGGTCAGTCATGACCAAGAGCAGTTGCAG GCTGCCATGGGCACAATGGACAGCATAATGGATACGGTTTCTGCTTCGCACTCTCTCTTGCCACTGGTTGGTTTGTTGAAGACCAATGGAAAGCTAATTTTGTTGGGTGCTCCAGCCCCACCGCCTGAGCTACCAATTTTACCCTTAATCCTgg GGAGAAAGCTAATCGCTGGGAGTGCATGTGGAGGAATGAAAGAAACAGAAGAGATGGTGGATTTTGCAGCAAAGCACAATATCACAGCAGACATCGAAGTTGTTCCTATGGACTATGTGAATACTGCCTTCGAAAGACTTGCCAAGAATGATGTTAAGTACCGCTTTGTCATCGATGTGGCCAACACCTTAAATCCTCCCTTTTGA